From the genome of Deferrivibrio essentukiensis:
GTCATCAATTCATAAAATAAATGACAAAAAACTTGAAATCAAAACTGAAGTAAAAGATGCTTATTTTACATACAAAGCATCCCTTGAAAGACTTGCCGCAATGAAAAAGCAGGTTGAGGCCGCATACAGGGCACTTGAAATAACTGAAAACAGATTCAAAGAGGGGCTTGCAAAGATTACAGACCTTTTGGATAGAGAGTTTGAAGTAAAAGAGGCAGAGCTCAAACTTACCATGGCGGAATATGATGTAATCACAAACTATGCAGAGCTTATGTTTGCAACCGGAAAAATAAAATAATATTAAGGAGATAGATATGCAGGCAAAAAGACTTTTATCTTTTCTTATTTTAATCGTTTTTCTTACCGCTTGTGCAAGTGGTGAAAAGAAAGAGGGAGAAGCTATAAGCAAACCTTCAAAAGTAAAGGTAGAAACCTATGTGGTTAACCCTTCAAAGGTTGAAAACACAAGGAGTTTTACAGGGCAGGTAGTCAGCAAAAATACCGTATTTATGACGCCAAAGGTGGTAGGCTATATTTCAACCATTAATGTCAAGATTGGTGATAAGTTTAAAAAAGGTGACACGTTGGTGGAGCTTACCAGCAAAGAGCTTTTTGATAAAAGAAATTTTGCAATCGCTTCAGTCAACGAGGCAGAAAATGGGCTGAAACAGGCTGAAATAGGTCTTGAAATGGCAAAATCAGCTTATAACCAAGCCCTTGCACAATTTGAATTAGCTGAAAAAACATACAACAGGTTTCAAAAATTATTTGAAACGGAAAGTGTAAGTAAACAAGAATTTGATGAAGTGCAAGCAAAATACAAGCTTGCCCTTGAAGGGAAAAATATGGCACAAAAGAATGTCGAGCTTGCCGAAGAAAAATTAAATCAGGTAAAACTGAAAAAAATGCAGGCAGAGGCTGCCTTAAGTGAAGTTAATACTTACATTTCATATACAAAATTAAAAGCTCCTTTTGATGGGGTAGTGTTAGAAAAAATGTCCGATGTGGGTAACCTTGCATCATACAGCACACCTATTTTAAAACTTGGAACTTTTGACAGTGAAATAATTATCAACATCCCCGAAAATTTTTACAATAACCTTAGTGTTGGTAAAAAAGTCAGTCTTAAGATACCATCTCAGAATAAAAAGATTGAATCAGAAATTATTGAAATTTCTAAGGATATCAACCCTGCAAGCAGAACATTTTATGTTAAATTAACAGCTAATGACAAGGATCTGATCCCTGGCATGTTTGTGGAAGGATATTTTGAAAGCTCTCTTGAAAACATAATAGTTATACCAAAAGATTACATATTTCAAAGAGGGCAACTGTCTTATGTGTTTGTTGACAATTCTCAAAAAGCAGAAATGAGGATGGTTAAAACAGGTAAAGATTTAGGGGATTTAGTTGAAATTACAAGCGGTCTTGCTGGCGATGAAAAGATAGTCAAACCGATAAACAATGTTCAGATAAAATCAGGAGATATACTGGAGGCTAAATAATGGCTGAAATAGATAAAAACAAATTAGAGCAATGTGATATCAGCCCGCAAGAAGAGGTTGATATTGTCAAATACGGAATTGCCGAAAGGGTTGCAAAAGCATTTTTAAAGTCAAAAATTACTCCGCTCCTTGTAATCGCTTCCCTTTTTATAGGGATAATTGCCGTTATTTTTACCCCTAAAGAAGAAGAGCCTCAAATTGTTGTGCCTATGGTGGATATAATTGTGCCTTATCCCGGAGCAAAGGCAAAAGATGTAGAAAAAACTGTCTTGTCTCCTCTCGAGGAGCTAATGTGGGAAATTCCGCAAGTGGAATATGTTTATGGTACAGCTATGAATGATGCTGCCATGGTCACCGTTAGATTCAAGGTAGGGGAAGATGAAGAGAAAAGTATTACAAAACTAAAAACAAAAATAGACTACAACATGGACAGAATCCCTCACGGGGTAATGATGCCAATTATAAAAAAGCGCTCGATTGATGATGTGCCGCAGATAGCGCTAAACCTGTGGAGTCAAAAATACGACGGATATGAGCTTAGAAGGCTTGCAAAGGAAGTAGAAAAAAGAATCAAAGAGATAGAAAATATTTCTGAAACAAAAATTATTGGTGGGTATAAAAGGGTTGTTAAAGTTGAGCCCGATATCAATAAACTTAAAGGGCATAACCTTGATTTGTTTAGAATATACGGTGCTCTTACAATGTCAAACGTATCCTTGAATAGCGGTGAGATAACTGATAAAAATAAATCTGTTTACATCTCCACCGGCGGTTTTTTCGAAAATATAAATGATGTTAAAAATCTCGTAGTAGGGGTAGACAATGGTAAGCCCATTTATTTAAAGGATGTGGCTACTGTTGAAGATTCAAGTGTAGTCCCGGAGCACTATCATCTAATAGGGTTTAACAATAAGATTACTTCAGATAAATTTGAATCGGTAACCATCACAATAGCAAAAAGAAAAGGGAGTGACTCAGTAGTAGTCGCTAAAGAAGTAATGGAAAAGCTGAATACATTGAAAGGGTATATAATTCCTGAAGATGTCACAGTATCTGTAACACGTAACTACGGAGAAACAGCTCTGGATAAAGTAAAAACCCTCATTGAACACCTGTTGGGTGCTATTTTAGCAGTAATTATAGTAATGGCACTGACAATGGGATGGCGTGCTGGTCTTGTAGTGTTTGTAGCACTTCCGGTCACCTTTGCCCTAACATTTTTTGTATATTACATGTTTGACTATACGCTCAACCGAGTTACCCTTTTTGCACTTATCTTTGTAGTAGGGCTTGTGGTGGATGATGCAATCATAGTTGTAGAAAATATGGAAAGACACTTTAAGCTTGGCAAAGATAATCTTGTAATGAGGGCGATTAAATCTGTAGGAGAAGTGGGCAACCCTACAATTCTTGCCACCATAACCGTAATTGTAGCTATCTACCCAATGGCGTTTGTTGGTGGACTTATGGGACCATATATGAAACCTATGCCTGTAGGTGCTTCACTTGCTATGATTTTCTCTCTCTTCGTTGCCTTAATAATTACCCCATGGCTTTCATTTAAATTGTTAGCCGGGCATTCTGCAAAACATGACGAACCT
Proteins encoded in this window:
- a CDS encoding efflux RND transporter periplasmic adaptor subunit, whose amino-acid sequence is MQAKRLLSFLILIVFLTACASGEKKEGEAISKPSKVKVETYVVNPSKVENTRSFTGQVVSKNTVFMTPKVVGYISTINVKIGDKFKKGDTLVELTSKELFDKRNFAIASVNEAENGLKQAEIGLEMAKSAYNQALAQFELAEKTYNRFQKLFETESVSKQEFDEVQAKYKLALEGKNMAQKNVELAEEKLNQVKLKKMQAEAALSEVNTYISYTKLKAPFDGVVLEKMSDVGNLASYSTPILKLGTFDSEIIINIPENFYNNLSVGKKVSLKIPSQNKKIESEIIEISKDINPASRTFYVKLTANDKDLIPGMFVEGYFESSLENIIVIPKDYIFQRGQLSYVFVDNSQKAEMRMVKTGKDLGDLVEITSGLAGDEKIVKPINNVQIKSGDILEAK